One segment of Desmodus rotundus isolate HL8 chromosome 6, HLdesRot8A.1, whole genome shotgun sequence DNA contains the following:
- the SS18L1 gene encoding calcium-responsive transactivator isoform X2 translates to MLDENHHLIQCILEHQSKGKTAECAQYQQILHRNLVYLATIADSNQNMQSLLPAPPTQNMNLGPGTLSQSGSSQGLHSQGSLSDAIGTGLPPASLMQGQIGNGPNHVSMQQTAQSTLPTTSMSMSGSGHGSGPGYSHSGPGSQSVPLQGQGAISSYVSRANINMQSNPVSMMHQQAASSHYPSAQAGSQHYQGQPSIAMMGQSGQGSGMMGQRPLAPYRPSQQGSSQQYLGQEEYYGGEQYGHSQAASEPLGQQYYADGHGDYAYQQSSYPEQGYDRSFEESTQHYYEGGNSQYSQQQAGYQQGAAQQQGGYQQQYPNQQSYPGQQPGYGPAQGAPSQYSSYQQGQGQQYGSYRASQTGPSAQQQRPYGYEQGQYGNYQQ, encoded by the exons ATGCTGGACGAGAACCACCACCTCATACAGTGCATCTTGGAGCACCAGAGCAAGGGCAAGACCGCCGAGTGTGCGCA GTATCAGCAGATCCTGCACCGGAACCTTGTCTACCTGGCCACCATCGCGGACTCCAACCAGAACATGCAGTCCCTGCTCCCCGCC CCACCCACCCAGAACATGAACCTGGGCCCCGGCACGCTGTCCCAGAGCGgctccagccagggcctgcacTCGCAGGGCAGCCTCAGCGACGCCATCGGCACCGGCCTGCCCCCGGCCTCCCTCATGCAGGGCCAGATCGGCAACG GTCCGAACCACGTGTCCATGCAGCAGACTGCACAGAGCACGCTGCCCACGACCTCCATGAGCATGTCGGGCAGCGGCCACGGGTCAGGGCCCGGCTACAGCCACTCGGGGCCCGGCTCGCAGAGCGTGCCACTGCAGGGCCAGGGTGCCATCAGCAGCTACGTGTCACGGGCCAACATCAACATGCAGTCCAACCCAG TGTCCATGATGCACCAGCAGGCCGCCTCGTCCCACTACCCCTCAGCGCAGGCCGGGAGCCAGCACTACCAGGGCCAGCCATCCATCGCTATGATGGGCCAGAGCGGGCAGGGGAGCGGCATGATGGGGCAGCGGCCCCTGGCGCCCTACCGGCCCTCACAGCAAG gCTCCTCACAGCAGTACCTGGGCCAGGAGGAGTACTACGGGGGCGAGCAGTACGGCCACAGCCAGGCCGCCTCGGAGCCACTCGGCCAGCAGTACTACGCTGACG GGCATGGAGACTACGCCTATCAGCAGTCGTCCTACCCGGAGCAGGGCTACGACCGGTCCTTCGAGGAGTCCACGCAGCACTACTACGAGGGCG ggaaCTCGCAGTACAGCCAGCAGCAGGCGGGGTACCAGCAGGGGGCGGCCCAGCAGCAGGGGGGCTACCAGCAGCAGTACCCCAACCAGCAGAGCTACCCGGGCCAGCAGCCAGGCTATG GCCCGGCCCAGGGAGCCCCTTCCCAGTACTCCAGCTACCAGCAAGGGCAAGGCCAGCAGTACGGGAGCTACAGGGCGTCGCAGACTGGCCCGTCCGCGCAGCAGCAGCGGCCCTACGGCTACGAGCAG GGCCAGTATGGCAACTACCAGCAGTGA
- the SS18L1 gene encoding calcium-responsive transactivator isoform X1, which yields MSVAFASARPRGKGEVTQQTIQKMLDENHHLIQCILEHQSKGKTAECAQYQQILHRNLVYLATIADSNQNMQSLLPAPPTQNMNLGPGTLSQSGSSQGLHSQGSLSDAIGTGLPPASLMQGQIGNGPNHVSMQQTAQSTLPTTSMSMSGSGHGSGPGYSHSGPGSQSVPLQGQGAISSYVSRANINMQSNPVSMMHQQAASSHYPSAQAGSQHYQGQPSIAMMGQSGQGSGMMGQRPLAPYRPSQQGSSQQYLGQEEYYGGEQYGHSQAASEPLGQQYYADGHGDYAYQQSSYPEQGYDRSFEESTQHYYEGGNSQYSQQQAGYQQGAAQQQGGYQQQYPNQQSYPGQQPGYGPAQGAPSQYSSYQQGQGQQYGSYRASQTGPSAQQQRPYGYEQGQYGNYQQ from the exons ATGCTGGACGAGAACCACCACCTCATACAGTGCATCTTGGAGCACCAGAGCAAGGGCAAGACCGCCGAGTGTGCGCA GTATCAGCAGATCCTGCACCGGAACCTTGTCTACCTGGCCACCATCGCGGACTCCAACCAGAACATGCAGTCCCTGCTCCCCGCC CCACCCACCCAGAACATGAACCTGGGCCCCGGCACGCTGTCCCAGAGCGgctccagccagggcctgcacTCGCAGGGCAGCCTCAGCGACGCCATCGGCACCGGCCTGCCCCCGGCCTCCCTCATGCAGGGCCAGATCGGCAACG GTCCGAACCACGTGTCCATGCAGCAGACTGCACAGAGCACGCTGCCCACGACCTCCATGAGCATGTCGGGCAGCGGCCACGGGTCAGGGCCCGGCTACAGCCACTCGGGGCCCGGCTCGCAGAGCGTGCCACTGCAGGGCCAGGGTGCCATCAGCAGCTACGTGTCACGGGCCAACATCAACATGCAGTCCAACCCAG TGTCCATGATGCACCAGCAGGCCGCCTCGTCCCACTACCCCTCAGCGCAGGCCGGGAGCCAGCACTACCAGGGCCAGCCATCCATCGCTATGATGGGCCAGAGCGGGCAGGGGAGCGGCATGATGGGGCAGCGGCCCCTGGCGCCCTACCGGCCCTCACAGCAAG gCTCCTCACAGCAGTACCTGGGCCAGGAGGAGTACTACGGGGGCGAGCAGTACGGCCACAGCCAGGCCGCCTCGGAGCCACTCGGCCAGCAGTACTACGCTGACG GGCATGGAGACTACGCCTATCAGCAGTCGTCCTACCCGGAGCAGGGCTACGACCGGTCCTTCGAGGAGTCCACGCAGCACTACTACGAGGGCG ggaaCTCGCAGTACAGCCAGCAGCAGGCGGGGTACCAGCAGGGGGCGGCCCAGCAGCAGGGGGGCTACCAGCAGCAGTACCCCAACCAGCAGAGCTACCCGGGCCAGCAGCCAGGCTATG GCCCGGCCCAGGGAGCCCCTTCCCAGTACTCCAGCTACCAGCAAGGGCAAGGCCAGCAGTACGGGAGCTACAGGGCGTCGCAGACTGGCCCGTCCGCGCAGCAGCAGCGGCCCTACGGCTACGAGCAG GGCCAGTATGGCAACTACCAGCAGTGA